A window of the Bradyrhizobium ottawaense genome harbors these coding sequences:
- a CDS encoding SGNH/GDSL hydrolase family protein — translation MAETSAPGDTLQDIVGFKHPLPHLAKSLKEQRNTKIVAFGSSSTAGTRLVVPYPAWLELMLRDEFGIQMINEFDKRMINVINRGVGGEEASTELRRMQSDVIDEKPALVIWQVGTNAVFHSDDPRFAFEKVVNAIAEGLDRLAKIPADVILMDSQYTTAVVEKPEKKQLSDTMVKRVSELAEAAGVDVFRRYALMEYWQKTIAMRELIDPADTDVLHLSDWATRNVTEVLFNQIKKAVNAAGFT, via the coding sequence ATGGCAGAAACATCAGCGCCTGGCGATACGCTGCAGGATATTGTCGGCTTCAAGCACCCGCTTCCGCATTTGGCGAAAAGCCTGAAGGAGCAGCGAAACACCAAAATCGTGGCCTTCGGTTCGTCCTCGACGGCAGGCACACGGCTGGTCGTGCCTTATCCGGCCTGGCTTGAGCTGATGCTGAGGGACGAGTTTGGCATCCAGATGATCAACGAGTTTGATAAACGGATGATCAACGTCATCAACCGGGGAGTCGGTGGCGAGGAAGCGTCGACCGAGCTGCGGCGCATGCAATCCGACGTCATCGACGAGAAGCCGGCGCTGGTGATCTGGCAGGTCGGCACCAATGCCGTCTTTCACAGTGACGACCCCAGATTCGCGTTCGAGAAAGTCGTGAACGCCATTGCGGAGGGGCTGGATCGCCTGGCCAAGATCCCGGCCGATGTCATCCTGATGGACTCGCAATATACCACCGCCGTCGTCGAGAAGCCCGAGAAGAAGCAACTCTCCGATACGATGGTGAAGCGCGTATCCGAACTGGCTGAGGCCGCCGGGGTCGATGTATTTCGGCGCTACGCCCTGATGGAATATTGGCAGAAGACTATCGCGATGCGGGAACTAATCGATCCAGCTGATACCGACGTGCTGCATTTGAGCGATTGGGCAACGAGGAACGTGACCGAGGTGCTGTTCAATCAGATCAAGAAGGCGGTAAACGCGGCGGGCTTTACGTAA
- the fabG gene encoding 3-oxoacyl-ACP reductase FabG, whose amino-acid sequence MDGKVIVITGALGALGSVVADEALARGARIASVDHAPTQVPATPDRLELGGVDLTDAAQAKKAIDAAASHFGKLDALINIAGGFAFEAVADGDSKTWQRMYALNVTTALNASRAAIPHLARSTAARIVNVGAMGALQAGAGMGAYAASKAGVHRLTEALAAEQKGKITVNAVLPSTIDTAANRASMPKADFTKWVSSKELAEVILFLASDAASAVTGALIPVSGRV is encoded by the coding sequence ATGGACGGAAAAGTCATTGTGATCACCGGCGCGCTCGGCGCGCTCGGCAGCGTCGTCGCGGACGAGGCGCTGGCCCGTGGCGCCAGGATTGCGAGCGTCGACCATGCGCCGACGCAAGTCCCGGCCACGCCGGACCGGCTTGAACTCGGCGGCGTCGACCTCACCGATGCGGCGCAGGCCAAAAAGGCCATCGATGCCGCAGCATCACATTTCGGCAAGCTCGACGCGCTGATCAACATCGCCGGCGGCTTCGCGTTCGAGGCGGTTGCCGACGGCGACTCCAAGACCTGGCAGCGCATGTATGCCCTGAACGTCACGACGGCGCTCAACGCCTCGCGCGCAGCGATCCCGCATCTTGCACGATCGACTGCGGCGCGGATCGTCAATGTCGGCGCGATGGGCGCGTTGCAGGCCGGCGCCGGCATGGGCGCCTACGCCGCCTCCAAGGCTGGCGTGCACCGTCTCACCGAGGCGCTGGCCGCCGAACAGAAGGGCAAGATCACGGTCAACGCGGTACTGCCGTCGACCATCGACACCGCGGCCAACCGCGCCAGCATGCCGAAAGCCGATTTCACCAAATGGGTGAGCTCGAAGGAGCTGGCCGAGGTGATCCTGTTTCTCGCCAGCGACGCCGCCAGCGCGGTCACCGGTGCGCTGATTCCGGTAAGCGGGCGGGTTTAA
- a CDS encoding DUF2161 domain-containing phosphodiesterase, with translation METALYLPVKRFLEKLGFTVKGEVGGCDLVALSGDDPPIVVIGELKLTFNLELILQAVDRAAAADEVWLAAKLSARGKGRESDARYRNLCRRLGFGMLAVTNTGDVEVIVKPPDTAPRRNPKKRSRLVAEHRRRKGDPAMGGSTRAPIMTAYRQQALACASALSDGPRRVKDLRPEIPDAGKILLHNVYGWFDRAERGVYVLTDAGRAALKRWPQPPMGLGAGSAP, from the coding sequence TTGGAAACCGCGCTTTACCTTCCCGTCAAACGCTTCCTCGAAAAGCTCGGCTTCACCGTCAAGGGCGAGGTCGGCGGTTGCGACCTCGTGGCGCTCAGCGGGGACGATCCGCCGATCGTGGTGATCGGCGAACTGAAATTGACCTTCAACCTGGAACTGATCCTGCAGGCGGTCGACCGCGCCGCCGCCGCCGACGAAGTCTGGCTCGCGGCGAAATTGTCCGCCCGCGGCAAGGGCCGCGAGAGCGACGCGCGCTATCGCAATCTTTGCCGCCGGCTCGGCTTTGGCATGCTGGCCGTCACCAATACCGGCGACGTCGAGGTAATCGTCAAACCGCCCGACACCGCCCCTCGCCGCAACCCCAAAAAGCGCTCGCGGCTGGTCGCGGAGCATCGGCGGCGCAAGGGCGATCCGGCGATGGGAGGAAGCACCCGCGCGCCGATCATGACCGCCTATCGGCAACAGGCGCTGGCCTGCGCGTCCGCTCTATCTGATGGCCCGCGGCGCGTGAAGGATCTGCGGCCGGAAATTCCCGACGCGGGGAAAATTCTGCTGCACAATGTCTACGGCTGGTTCGATCGCGCCGAGCGCGGCGTTTACGTGCTGACCGATGCCGGGCGTGCCGCACTGAAACGCTGGCCGCAGCCACCGATGGGCCTCGGCGCCGGTTCAGCGCCCTGA
- a CDS encoding putative quinol monooxygenase translates to MIVVTGSVTARADSFDEVRKLSLEHVRRSRTEPGCISHAVQIDCENPLRLVFFEQWADRAAQLAHFAVPASRDFVRSLQSLAAAATTIELYDATRLEKL, encoded by the coding sequence ATGATCGTGGTCACCGGCAGCGTCACCGCCCGGGCGGACAGTTTTGACGAAGTCCGCAAACTGAGCCTCGAACATGTCCGTCGATCGCGTACCGAGCCCGGCTGCATCTCGCATGCCGTGCAGATCGATTGTGAAAACCCGTTGCGGCTGGTGTTTTTCGAGCAATGGGCCGATCGCGCTGCCCAGCTGGCGCATTTCGCGGTCCCCGCTTCGCGCGATTTCGTCCGCTCGCTGCAGTCATTGGCGGCGGCCGCCACCACGATCGAACTGTACGACGCTACCAGGCTCGAGAAGTTGTAG
- a CDS encoding GNAT family N-acetyltransferase: protein MYLTVIAAALADSSVRKLSQQEELPLLRDHLLRLDRNSRHDRFHGFMDDSFIERYAEKCANDGTIVIAFFENGVVRGAAELHPPDQSPDSLPEIAFSVETSVRRRGVGSILFRKLIAEARAKGYESLRITTGAQNDAMRALASKFGAHLTFRYGESTGTIDLTQQDDTVLAPSAVTTAVDAVVNFNRAYWKMLVNMTGWGRAA, encoded by the coding sequence ATGTACCTGACCGTTATCGCCGCAGCGCTTGCCGACAGCAGCGTTCGGAAACTGAGCCAGCAGGAAGAATTGCCGCTGTTGCGCGACCACCTGCTGCGGCTCGACCGCAACAGCCGGCATGATCGCTTCCATGGTTTCATGGACGACAGTTTCATCGAGCGCTACGCCGAAAAGTGCGCCAATGACGGCACGATCGTGATCGCCTTCTTCGAAAACGGCGTGGTTCGCGGTGCGGCGGAGCTGCATCCGCCGGATCAATCGCCGGATTCGCTGCCGGAGATCGCGTTCAGCGTCGAGACGTCGGTACGCCGGCGTGGCGTCGGCAGCATCCTGTTCCGCAAGCTGATCGCGGAGGCACGTGCGAAGGGTTACGAGAGCCTGCGGATCACCACCGGTGCGCAGAATGATGCGATGCGGGCGCTCGCCAGCAAGTTCGGCGCCCACCTCACGTTCAGATACGGCGAATCCACCGGCACGATCGACCTCACGCAGCAGGATGACACCGTGCTGGCGCCGTCCGCGGTCACGACCGCGGTCGACGCGGTCGTGAACTTCAATCGCGCCTATTGGAAGATGTTGGTGAATATGACCGGTTGGGGTCGGGCGGCCTGA
- a CDS encoding PaaI family thioesterase: protein MTPLEKIQSMKMPFAELKGVTFVAADKDRVVAQMVVRPELCTLHNTIHGGAIMAFADSVGAAATIINLPEDAKGTTTLESKTNFIGGAKEGSTVTATATPVHRGRRTQVWQTRLEAEDGKLVAVVMQTQLVL, encoded by the coding sequence ATGACGCCGCTTGAAAAAATCCAGTCGATGAAAATGCCGTTCGCGGAATTGAAGGGCGTGACGTTCGTCGCGGCCGACAAGGACCGCGTGGTGGCGCAGATGGTGGTTCGGCCGGAGCTCTGCACGCTGCACAATACGATTCACGGCGGCGCGATCATGGCGTTCGCGGACTCGGTCGGCGCGGCGGCGACCATCATCAACCTGCCGGAGGATGCCAAGGGCACCACCACACTCGAGAGCAAGACCAATTTCATCGGCGGTGCCAAGGAGGGCTCGACCGTGACCGCCACCGCCACCCCGGTGCATCGGGGGCGACGTACCCAGGTCTGGCAGACGCGGCTGGAAGCCGAGGACGGCAAGCTGGTTGCAGTGGTGATGCAGACCCAACTGGTGCTCTGA
- a CDS encoding cobalamin-binding protein, with protein MRQFPPRRIVCLTEETVETLYLLGAQDRIVGVSGYAVRPPQVRREKTRVSAFISADIPKILALEPDLVLAFSDLQADIAASLVRAGVAIHVFNQRDVAGILAKIRTLGALVGAAVRADQLAAGFEQRLARIASTPRPSPKPRVYFEEWDEPLISGIGWVSELIEIAGGEDVLPKLRFQQAAKDRIISPDVVRAAAPDVILASWCGKKVVPDRIRKRPGWGDIPAIRNNRIIEIKSPLILQPGPAALTDGLDAIVAALWDQQPSS; from the coding sequence ATGCGCCAGTTCCCGCCCCGCCGGATCGTCTGCCTCACGGAAGAAACCGTCGAGACGCTGTATCTGCTCGGCGCGCAGGACCGTATCGTCGGCGTGTCCGGCTATGCGGTGCGACCGCCGCAAGTCCGGCGCGAAAAGACGCGGGTATCCGCCTTCATCTCGGCGGACATTCCGAAAATTCTGGCGCTCGAGCCTGATCTCGTGCTCGCCTTTTCCGACCTGCAGGCCGACATCGCCGCCAGTCTCGTGCGCGCGGGCGTCGCCATCCATGTTTTCAACCAGCGCGATGTCGCCGGCATCTTGGCCAAGATCCGTACCCTCGGCGCGCTGGTCGGTGCGGCCGTGCGCGCCGATCAACTCGCCGCGGGTTTCGAGCAACGCCTGGCGCGGATCGCTTCGACACCGCGGCCCTCGCCGAAGCCAAGGGTCTATTTCGAGGAGTGGGATGAACCCCTGATCAGCGGCATCGGCTGGGTCTCCGAACTGATCGAGATCGCCGGCGGCGAAGACGTGCTGCCGAAACTGCGGTTTCAGCAGGCGGCGAAAGACAGGATCATTTCACCTGACGTGGTGCGCGCTGCCGCCCCCGACGTGATCCTCGCCTCCTGGTGCGGCAAGAAGGTCGTGCCCGACCGGATCAGGAAACGCCCGGGCTGGGGCGATATCCCGGCGATACGCAACAACCGCATCATCGAGATCAAGTCGCCGTTGATCCTGCAGCCGGGCCCGGCGGCGCTGACCGACGGGCTCGATGCGATCGTCGCGGCGTTGTGGGACCAACAACCCTCATCCTGA
- a CDS encoding ArgE/DapE family deacylase codes for MRNTDVMDASDNQQKILDAVDAGFDAQLATTRDFVAIPSTRGAEGPCQDMIGDLLRERGYEVDDWHIDVDDLKDLRGFGPIEHDFSRARTVVGTYRPQNNAGKSLILQGHCDVVPVGPLDMWETPPFSPVVKDGKMYGRGACDMKSGTIGALYALDAIKAAGLRPTGRIHFQSVIEEESTGVGALSTLQRGYRADACFIPEPTDGKVIRSQVGVIWFRLKVRGFPVHVFEAGSGANAIMAAYHLIHSLQKLEAEWNERAKRDHHFGTVDHPINFNPGIIKGGDWASSVPAWCDVDCRIAILPGWSVADAQSEILACISSAARDHRFLSNNPPQVEWSGFLSEGYELKDSAAPEAAFGKAFAAVYGGGGAVPEQAFTALTDTRFYGLNYNIPSLCFGASGEAMHGFNEYVDLESLRKSTKATALFIAEWCGVEKV; via the coding sequence ATGAGGAATACCGACGTAATGGACGCCAGCGATAACCAACAAAAAATTCTCGATGCCGTCGATGCCGGCTTTGATGCGCAGCTTGCGACGACGAGGGATTTCGTCGCGATCCCTTCGACCCGCGGCGCCGAGGGGCCGTGTCAGGACATGATCGGCGATCTCTTGCGCGAGCGCGGCTATGAGGTCGATGACTGGCATATCGACGTCGACGATTTGAAGGATTTGCGCGGCTTCGGCCCGATCGAACATGATTTTTCCAGAGCCCGCACCGTGGTCGGCACCTATCGCCCGCAAAATAATGCCGGCAAATCGCTGATCCTGCAGGGACACTGTGACGTGGTTCCGGTCGGTCCGCTGGACATGTGGGAGACGCCGCCGTTCTCGCCGGTCGTCAAGGACGGCAAGATGTACGGCCGCGGCGCCTGCGACATGAAGTCCGGCACCATCGGCGCACTCTATGCGCTGGATGCGATCAAGGCCGCGGGGCTGCGACCGACCGGCCGGATTCATTTTCAATCTGTCATCGAGGAAGAGAGCACCGGCGTCGGCGCGCTCTCGACCCTGCAGCGCGGCTACCGCGCCGATGCGTGCTTCATCCCGGAGCCGACCGACGGCAAGGTGATACGCTCGCAGGTCGGCGTGATCTGGTTTCGCCTGAAGGTGCGTGGCTTTCCCGTGCATGTATTCGAGGCCGGCTCCGGTGCCAACGCCATCATGGCGGCCTACCATCTGATCCATTCGCTGCAGAAGCTGGAAGCCGAGTGGAACGAGCGCGCCAAACGCGATCATCACTTCGGGACGGTCGATCATCCCATCAACTTCAATCCCGGCATCATCAAGGGCGGCGACTGGGCCTCGAGCGTGCCGGCCTGGTGCGACGTCGATTGTCGCATCGCCATTTTGCCGGGCTGGTCGGTCGCCGACGCGCAGTCCGAAATCCTGGCCTGCATATCGTCGGCGGCGCGCGATCACCGCTTCCTCTCCAACAACCCGCCGCAAGTCGAATGGTCGGGCTTTCTCTCGGAAGGCTATGAGCTGAAGGATTCGGCAGCGCCAGAGGCCGCCTTCGGCAAGGCGTTCGCGGCCGTTTATGGCGGCGGCGGTGCGGTGCCGGAGCAGGCCTTCACCGCACTGACCGATACACGGTTCTATGGTTTGAACTACAACATCCCGAGCCTGTGCTTCGGCGCCAGCGGCGAGGCGATGCACGGCTTCAACGAATATGTCGATCTGGAGTCGCTGCGGAAATCGACCAAGGCGACAGCGCTATTCATCGCGGAATGGTGCGGGGTGGAGAAGGTGTAG
- a CDS encoding DUF6719 family protein, with protein MATTGWTALPVGLVLALLATPVLAQPVSREQDIVELRLGQRILVDDGSCPAGQIKEVSGAQMTATGVSRTLKCIPRLGPKKR; from the coding sequence ATGGCAACGACCGGCTGGACCGCCCTGCCCGTGGGCCTTGTCCTGGCGCTGCTCGCGACACCCGTGCTCGCGCAGCCGGTCTCGCGCGAGCAGGACATCGTCGAATTGCGGCTCGGCCAGCGCATCCTGGTCGACGACGGATCGTGCCCGGCCGGGCAGATCAAGGAGGTCTCCGGCGCGCAGATGACCGCGACCGGCGTCTCGCGCACCCTCAAATGCATTCCGCGGTTGGGACCGAAGAAGCGGTAG
- the uca gene encoding urea carboxylase has protein sequence MFSKVLIANRGEIAGRIGRTLRRMGIASVAVYSDADRFTRSVLDADEAVRVGPAPAAESYLNVDAIIAACLQTGAQAVHPGYGFLSENRRFAEALSKHGIAFIGPRPEHLDAFGLKHKAREIAQRSRVPLLPGSGLLETIDEAMAEAGRIGFPLMLKSTAGGGGIGMQLCHDAETLRECFATVQRTARASFGDARVYLERFVAEARHIEVQIFGNGKGGVVALGERDCSLQRRNQKVFEETPAPGLSDGMRARLHQAAIALGKSVAYESAGTVEFIYDVERQDFYFLEVNTRLQVEHPVTEAVFGVDLVAWMVRQAAGEDVLDGLGTLTPQGAAIEVRVYAENPNAGFRPSAGRLTRVDFPRDVRVDGWIETGVEVTPFYDPMLAKVIVAADTRANAIAKLVSALDATTIAGIETNLDYLRAIAGSDVFHSGRVATNVLAAFPFAPRSIDVLAPGAQSGLQELPGRLHLWHVGVPPSGPMDELSFRLANIVVGNSETTAALELTVNGPTLRFNTEAVIGLVGARMTARLDGVAVDNNVPIAVRAGQVLTIGGIEGPGQRCYLAVGGGFEAPQILGSRAVFTLGAFGGHATSALKAGDVLHIGKITGDRPAARALAADERPALTRAWTIGVIYGPHGAPDFFLEEDIETLFASDYEVHFNSARTGVRLIGPKPAWARPDGGEAGLHPSNIHDNAYAVGSIDFTGDMPIILGPDGPSLGGFVCPAVVARDELWKTGQLKPADKVRFVPAHRDGDPVAGPLVTRAAAQLGSAIVGSSDDGPLPVVYRRAGDDNLLVEYGPMELDIALRLRVHVLAQAVEAAGLPGLIDLTPGIRSLQIHYDSTVLSRRRLLDVLRELEHGLPPVDAMKVPSRIIHLPLSWNDPQAVLAMQKYQELVRPDAPWCPSNIEFIRRINGLASEDEVKRIVFDASYLVLGLGDVYLGAPVATPVDPRHRLVTTKYNPARTWTPENAVGIGGAYMCIYGMEGPGGYQLFGRTIQMWNTWRTTPVFEPGHPWLLRFFDQIRFFPVGAEELLEARAAFPHGGYPLRIEPGEFSYADYAKGLLRDRDSIAAFKRGQQAAFDGERQRWKALRIDEVQDDVAATAATAAEDIPDGLAGVFSEVPGNVWKILATEGADVASGDVLAIIESMKMEISVLAPATGRIASVRIKPGQTLRAGDVVALIAPG, from the coding sequence ATGTTCAGCAAGGTCTTGATTGCCAACCGCGGCGAAATCGCCGGGCGGATTGGCCGAACGCTGCGCCGAATGGGGATTGCCTCGGTCGCCGTCTATTCCGATGCCGATCGGTTCACCCGCTCGGTGCTCGACGCGGACGAGGCGGTGCGCGTCGGCCCTGCGCCGGCGGCGGAGAGCTATCTCAATGTCGATGCGATCATCGCCGCATGCCTGCAGACCGGCGCGCAGGCGGTACATCCGGGCTACGGATTCCTGTCGGAGAACCGCCGCTTTGCCGAGGCGTTGTCGAAGCACGGCATCGCCTTCATCGGGCCGCGTCCAGAGCATCTCGACGCGTTCGGGTTGAAGCACAAGGCGCGCGAAATTGCGCAGCGGAGCCGCGTGCCGCTGTTGCCGGGGTCCGGTCTGCTTGAGACGATCGACGAGGCGATGGCGGAAGCCGGGCGTATCGGCTTTCCCTTGATGCTGAAGAGCACCGCGGGCGGCGGCGGTATCGGAATGCAGCTCTGTCACGACGCCGAGACGCTGCGTGAATGTTTCGCAACGGTGCAGCGTACGGCGCGGGCGAGCTTCGGCGACGCGCGAGTCTACCTCGAGCGTTTTGTCGCCGAGGCGCGGCATATCGAGGTGCAGATCTTCGGCAACGGCAAAGGCGGCGTGGTTGCGCTCGGCGAGCGCGATTGCTCGTTGCAGCGTCGCAACCAGAAAGTCTTTGAGGAAACCCCTGCGCCGGGTCTCAGTGACGGGATGCGTGCGCGACTGCATCAGGCCGCGATCGCATTGGGCAAGAGTGTCGCCTATGAATCGGCGGGGACCGTCGAATTCATCTACGACGTCGAACGGCAGGATTTCTATTTCCTTGAGGTCAATACCCGCCTGCAGGTCGAGCATCCGGTGACGGAAGCCGTGTTCGGGGTCGACTTGGTCGCTTGGATGGTGCGGCAGGCGGCCGGCGAAGATGTGCTGGACGGATTGGGAACGCTTACGCCACAAGGCGCGGCCATCGAGGTCCGCGTCTACGCGGAAAACCCCAATGCCGGATTCCGACCGAGCGCCGGACGGCTGACCCGCGTTGATTTTCCGAGAGACGTGCGCGTCGACGGATGGATCGAGACCGGTGTCGAGGTGACGCCGTTCTACGATCCGATGCTGGCCAAGGTGATCGTCGCCGCCGACACCCGCGCGAACGCAATCGCGAAGCTGGTGAGCGCGCTGGATGCCACTACGATCGCCGGTATCGAAACCAATCTCGATTACCTCCGCGCGATTGCAGGTTCGGATGTCTTTCATAGCGGCCGCGTGGCCACCAACGTTCTGGCGGCCTTCCCCTTTGCGCCGCGCAGCATCGACGTGCTGGCGCCCGGCGCCCAGTCGGGATTGCAGGAATTGCCGGGGCGGCTGCATTTGTGGCACGTCGGCGTGCCGCCGAGCGGTCCGATGGACGAGCTCTCGTTTCGCCTTGCCAACATCGTCGTCGGAAATTCCGAGACCACCGCCGCGCTGGAGTTGACCGTCAACGGTCCGACCTTGCGGTTCAATACGGAAGCAGTGATCGGTCTCGTCGGCGCGCGCATGACGGCCAGGCTTGATGGCGTGGCGGTCGATAATAATGTGCCGATTGCCGTGCGCGCCGGCCAGGTGCTGACGATCGGCGGCATCGAGGGTCCGGGCCAGCGCTGCTATCTTGCCGTCGGCGGCGGTTTCGAGGCTCCGCAGATACTGGGCTCGCGCGCCGTCTTTACGCTAGGCGCATTCGGCGGCCACGCCACCAGTGCGCTGAAGGCCGGCGACGTGCTGCATATCGGCAAGATCACCGGCGATCGTCCGGCTGCTCGGGCGCTTGCGGCCGATGAGCGGCCTGCGCTGACGCGCGCGTGGACCATCGGCGTGATTTACGGTCCGCACGGGGCGCCGGATTTCTTCCTCGAGGAGGATATCGAAACCCTGTTCGCATCGGACTATGAGGTACACTTCAACAGCGCGCGGACCGGTGTGCGGCTGATCGGGCCAAAACCGGCATGGGCGCGGCCCGACGGCGGCGAGGCCGGGCTGCACCCGTCGAATATTCACGACAACGCCTACGCGGTGGGATCGATCGACTTCACCGGGGACATGCCGATCATTCTCGGTCCCGATGGTCCGAGTCTCGGCGGGTTTGTTTGTCCCGCGGTGGTGGCACGGGACGAACTCTGGAAGACCGGCCAGCTCAAACCCGCTGACAAGGTCCGCTTCGTGCCGGCGCATCGGGACGGCGATCCTGTCGCCGGTCCGCTGGTTACACGCGCGGCGGCGCAACTTGGTTCAGCCATCGTGGGCAGCAGCGATGACGGTCCGCTGCCGGTGGTCTATCGCCGTGCCGGTGACGATAATCTGCTGGTCGAATATGGCCCGATGGAGCTCGATATCGCGTTGCGGCTGCGCGTCCATGTGCTCGCGCAAGCGGTCGAGGCGGCGGGATTGCCCGGCCTGATCGATTTGACGCCCGGGATTCGGTCGCTGCAAATTCACTACGACAGCACTGTTCTTTCGAGGCGGCGATTGCTCGACGTGCTGCGGGAGCTTGAGCACGGTCTGCCGCCTGTCGATGCGATGAAGGTGCCGAGCCGCATCATTCATCTGCCGCTGTCGTGGAACGATCCACAGGCGGTGCTGGCGATGCAGAAGTATCAGGAGCTGGTGCGGCCCGATGCGCCCTGGTGCCCGTCGAACATCGAGTTCATCCGGCGTATCAACGGCCTTGCCAGCGAGGACGAGGTCAAGCGCATTGTTTTTGACGCAAGCTATCTCGTGCTCGGATTGGGCGACGTCTATCTCGGCGCGCCGGTCGCGACCCCGGTCGATCCGCGCCATCGGCTGGTCACGACAAAATACAACCCGGCGCGCACCTGGACGCCGGAAAATGCCGTCGGTATCGGCGGGGCGTACATGTGCATCTATGGCATGGAAGGCCCCGGCGGCTATCAGCTGTTCGGCCGCACGATCCAGATGTGGAATACCTGGCGCACCACGCCGGTGTTCGAGCCGGGTCACCCGTGGTTGCTGCGATTCTTCGATCAGATCCGCTTCTTCCCGGTCGGTGCAGAGGAGTTGCTGGAGGCCCGCGCCGCGTTCCCCCACGGCGGTTATCCGCTGCGCATCGAGCCGGGCGAATTTTCCTACGCCGACTACGCCAAGGGATTGCTGCGCGACCGCGACTCGATCGCCGCGTTCAAGCGGGGACAGCAGGCGGCCTTCGATGGCGAGCGGCAGCGCTGGAAGGCGCTGCGCATCGACGAGGTGCAGGACGATGTCGCCGCGACCGCGGCGACGGCAGCCGAAGATATTCCCGATGGCCTCGCCGGGGTATTTTCGGAGGTACCGGGAAACGTCTGGAAAATTCTTGCGACCGAAGGTGCCGATGTGGCGAGCGGAGATGTTCTTGCGATCATCGAGTCCATGAAAATGGAAATCAGTGTGCTGGCTCCCGCGACCGGCCGGATCGCATCGGTCCGCATCAAACCGGGCCAGACGCTGCGCGCCGGCGATGTCGTCGCCCTGATCGCGCCGGGCTAG
- a CDS encoding urea amidolyase associated protein UAAP2, translating into MTIHSIPVSARIVLDTEIPARAPWSAVIRKGQTLRIVDSHGQQAVDTLFYRADDLQERYSGQDTLRAQGSAYVSTGTRIMSNEGRVMLRVVADSCGLHDTSAGACSCESNTVRFGHGTKYLHACRENFLIEAAKHGLSKRDIVPNLNFFMNVPIDPIGNFTVVDGVSKPGDYIDMVAEMDVLCLISNCPQINNPCNGFFPTPVRVVIFEAQEV; encoded by the coding sequence ATGACCATCCATTCTATTCCCGTCTCCGCGCGCATCGTGCTCGATACGGAGATTCCCGCCCGCGCGCCCTGGTCCGCCGTCATTCGAAAGGGGCAGACGCTGCGCATCGTCGACAGCCACGGGCAGCAGGCGGTCGACACGCTGTTTTACCGCGCCGACGATCTGCAGGAGCGCTACAGCGGACAGGATACCCTGCGCGCGCAAGGCTCCGCCTATGTCAGCACCGGCACCCGCATTATGTCCAACGAGGGGCGCGTCATGTTGCGCGTCGTGGCGGACAGCTGCGGCCTGCACGATACCTCCGCGGGGGCATGCTCGTGCGAAAGCAACACTGTCCGCTTCGGCCATGGCACCAAATATCTTCACGCCTGCCGGGAGAATTTCCTGATCGAGGCGGCAAAGCATGGTCTGTCGAAGCGCGACATCGTCCCCAACCTGAACTTCTTCATGAACGTGCCGATCGACCCGATCGGCAATTTCACCGTGGTCGACGGGGTGTCGAAGCCCGGCGATTACATCGACATGGTCGCCGAGATGGACGTGCTGTGCCTGATCTCCAACTGCCCGCAGATCAACAACCCCTGCAACGGCTTTTTTCCGACGCCGGTTCGCGTGGTGATCTTCGAAGCGCAAGAGGTTTGA